In a single window of the Bacillus mycoides genome:
- a CDS encoding ABC transporter ATP-binding protein, with the protein MFSVLLKLSWFFREHWKRYSIAIGVLLIVNVIEVIPPKVLGITIDNIKTGALTNEAIMQYIFILLGVTIGGYVLTFIWQHQLFGGAFVLEKTMRSKFMGHLLKMTPTFYQKNRTGDLMARATNDLKAISMTAGFGILTLVDSSLYMLTIVCMMGFSISWQLTFAALIPLPIMAYAMNRYGKKLHERFTVAQDAFGDMNDKVLESIAGVRVIRAYVQENADQERFHHLGDDVYEKNMRVARIDALFQPTVKMLVGLSYLIGLVYGAYLVFQSKVTLGELVSFNVYLGMMIWPMFAIGELINVMQRGNASLDRVNETLAYEPDVKNPKDPKVVQEPDYIQFDNVTFSYPSSIETNLKNVSFSLKQGETLGVVGKTGSGKTTLVRQLLRQYPLGEGDIAVSDVKLDKITNDNVLGWIGYVPQEHILFSKTAKENILFGNREATEEELEKAIEIAAFKKDLEFLPEGLETLVGEKGVSLSGGQKQRISIARAVIQNPEILILDDSLSAVDARTEAAIIENIRTERSGKTTIITTHRLSAVQHADWILVMDNGEVIEEGSHEALVRNGGWYAEQFERQQGESESTDSGVKI; encoded by the coding sequence TTGTTTTCAGTATTACTAAAGTTAAGCTGGTTTTTTAGAGAGCATTGGAAAAGGTATAGTATCGCAATTGGGGTACTTTTAATTGTAAACGTGATAGAGGTAATTCCACCGAAAGTGTTAGGAATTACAATTGATAATATTAAAACGGGAGCCTTAACGAATGAGGCGATTATGCAATATATTTTTATTTTACTTGGGGTAACGATTGGTGGGTATGTGCTTACTTTCATTTGGCAGCACCAACTATTTGGCGGTGCGTTCGTACTTGAGAAAACGATGCGTTCAAAATTTATGGGGCATTTACTTAAGATGACACCGACGTTTTATCAAAAAAATCGTACTGGCGATTTAATGGCGAGAGCGACAAATGATTTAAAAGCAATCTCCATGACAGCTGGTTTTGGTATATTAACGCTCGTTGATTCTAGTCTATATATGCTTACAATCGTTTGTATGATGGGCTTCTCAATTAGTTGGCAGTTAACATTTGCTGCGCTTATACCGCTTCCGATTATGGCATATGCGATGAATAGATACGGAAAGAAGTTGCATGAAAGATTTACAGTCGCGCAAGATGCGTTCGGGGATATGAACGATAAAGTACTTGAATCAATTGCGGGTGTACGCGTTATTCGTGCGTATGTACAGGAGAACGCTGATCAAGAAAGGTTTCATCATTTAGGAGATGACGTATACGAGAAAAATATGAGAGTAGCAAGAATCGATGCATTATTCCAGCCAACTGTAAAAATGCTCGTCGGTCTTAGTTATTTAATTGGTTTAGTGTACGGTGCATATCTCGTATTCCAATCAAAGGTGACACTTGGTGAGCTCGTTTCTTTTAACGTCTATTTAGGGATGATGATTTGGCCGATGTTTGCAATTGGTGAATTGATTAATGTTATGCAAAGAGGAAATGCGTCGCTCGACCGTGTAAATGAAACGTTAGCTTATGAACCGGATGTAAAGAATCCGAAAGATCCAAAGGTTGTACAAGAGCCAGATTACATTCAATTTGATAATGTTACTTTTTCATATCCTTCATCAATTGAAACAAATTTAAAAAATGTTTCATTCTCATTAAAACAAGGAGAGACACTTGGAGTTGTTGGGAAAACAGGAAGCGGGAAAACGACGCTCGTTCGTCAGCTTCTTCGTCAATATCCACTTGGGGAAGGGGATATTGCGGTTTCTGATGTGAAGCTAGATAAAATTACGAATGATAACGTACTTGGCTGGATTGGGTATGTACCTCAGGAACACATTTTGTTCTCAAAAACAGCGAAGGAAAATATTTTATTCGGAAATAGAGAAGCGACTGAAGAAGAACTTGAAAAAGCGATTGAAATAGCTGCGTTTAAAAAGGATTTAGAGTTTTTACCGGAAGGTTTAGAAACGCTCGTTGGAGAGAAAGGTGTTTCTTTATCAGGTGGGCAAAAGCAAAGGATTTCGATTGCGAGGGCTGTTATTCAAAATCCGGAAATTTTAATTTTGGACGATTCTTTATCAGCTGTTGATGCTCGTACTGAAGCGGCAATTATTGAAAACATACGAACAGAAAGAAGCGGGAAGACGACGATTATAACAACGCATCGTTTGTCAGCAGTGCAGCATGCTGATTGGATTCTCGTTATGGATAACGGTGAGGTTATTGAAGAAGGTTCGCATGAAGCGCTCGTTCGAAATGGGGGCTGGTATGCAGAGCAGTTCGAAAGACAACAAGGTGAAAGTGAAAGTACGGATAGTGGGGTGAAAATATGA
- the gapN gene encoding NADP-dependent glyceraldehyde-3-phosphate dehydrogenase, producing MTTSNTYKFYLNGEWRESSSGQTIDIPSPYLHEVIGQVQAITQGEVDEAIASAKEAQKSWAEASLQDRAKYLYKWADELVNMQDEIADIIMKEVGKGYKDAQKEVVRTADLIRYTVDEALHMHGESMMGDSFPGGSKSKLAIIQRAPLGVVLAIAPFNYPVNLSAAKLAPALIMGNAVIFKPATQGAISGVKMVEALHKAGLPKGLVNVATGRGSVIGDYLVEHPGVNMVSFTGGTNTGKHLAKKAAMIPLVLELGGKDPGIVCEDADLQEAAKHIVSGAFSYSGQRCTAIKRVLVHENVADELAGLLKEQVAELSVGSPEQNSTIVPLIDDKSADFVQGLIDDAAEKGATIVIGNKRERNLIYPTLIDNVTEEMKVAWEEPFGPILPIIRVSSDEQAIEIANKSEFGLQASVFTKDINKAFAIANKIDTGSVQINGRTERGPDHFPFIGVKGSGMGAQGIRKSLESMTRQKVTVLNLV from the coding sequence ATGACAACTAGCAATACGTACAAATTTTATTTAAACGGAGAATGGAGAGAAAGCTCTTCAGGTCAAACAATCGACATTCCATCTCCATACTTACACGAAGTAATTGGGCAAGTACAAGCAATTACTCAAGGAGAAGTAGATGAAGCAATTGCATCTGCAAAAGAAGCTCAAAAATCATGGGCTGAAGCTTCTCTACAAGATCGCGCAAAATATTTATATAAATGGGCTGATGAGCTCGTAAATATGCAAGATGAAATTGCCGATATCATTATGAAAGAAGTCGGTAAAGGCTATAAAGATGCGCAAAAAGAAGTCGTTCGTACAGCTGACTTAATTCGTTACACAGTTGACGAAGCACTTCACATGCACGGTGAAAGCATGATGGGTGATAGCTTCCCTGGTGGATCTAAATCTAAACTTGCGATTATTCAGCGCGCACCACTTGGTGTTGTATTAGCAATTGCACCATTTAACTACCCAGTAAACTTATCTGCTGCAAAACTTGCACCAGCACTTATTATGGGTAACGCCGTTATCTTCAAACCAGCAACTCAAGGTGCAATTAGCGGTGTTAAAATGGTTGAAGCACTTCATAAAGCTGGCCTTCCAAAAGGTCTTGTAAACGTAGCTACAGGACGCGGTTCTGTAATTGGTGACTACTTAGTAGAACATCCTGGCGTAAATATGGTATCGTTCACAGGTGGTACAAATACAGGTAAACATTTAGCGAAAAAAGCTGCGATGATTCCACTTGTATTAGAACTTGGTGGTAAAGATCCTGGTATCGTTTGTGAAGATGCAGACTTACAAGAAGCTGCAAAGCATATCGTAAGCGGTGCATTCTCTTACTCAGGTCAACGTTGTACAGCTATTAAGCGTGTACTTGTACATGAAAATGTAGCAGACGAACTAGCTGGCTTATTAAAAGAGCAAGTAGCTGAACTATCAGTAGGATCTCCAGAACAAAACAGCACAATCGTTCCATTAATCGACGACAAATCTGCTGACTTCGTTCAAGGTTTAATTGACGATGCTGCTGAAAAAGGTGCAACAATCGTTATCGGTAACAAACGTGAGCGCAACCTAATTTATCCAACATTAATCGACAACGTAACAGAAGAAATGAAAGTTGCTTGGGAAGAGCCATTTGGCCCAATCCTTCCAATCATCCGTGTTTCTTCTGACGAACAAGCGATTGAAATTGCTAACAAATCAGAGTTCGGTCTGCAAGCAAGTGTCTTCACAAAAGACATTAACAAAGCATTTGCAATTGCTAACAAAATCGACACTGGTTCTGTTCAAATTAACGGACGCACAGAGCGCGGCCCTGACCACTTCCCATTCATCGGTGTAAAAGGTTCAGGTATGGGCGCACAAGGTATTCGTAAGAGCCTTGAGTCTATGACTCGTCAAAAAGTAACTGTATTAAACTTAGTTTAA
- a CDS encoding amino acid permease, whose amino-acid sequence MQQKKWGFWVLTAFVVGNMVGAGIFMVPSTLAQTASPLGVTLAWLTTGFGVLMLALVFGNLAIRRPDLTTGPQSHAYALFSTPKRKKMAGFSMVWGYWVANWASNVAIITSFAGYLSLFFPIMKDTRLLFSIGSFNIEVGKLITFTICSVLLWGTHLILTNGVSGAGKLNFLATTTKVTGFLLFIVVTLFAFEASKFGQWYTPMIDKEGVSHGLLSQVNLAALTTLWAFIGIESAVLLSNRATSPKTVKRATVAGLLITVAIYLGITILTMGVLHVDKLQASERPLADALNAAMGHGGGKLMALLALTSLFGSILGWILLSSEVPYQAAKEGFFPSFFAKTNKKGSPIHSLRLTNIMSQVFLFSTLSGTIAEAYTFVITVSTLAYLIPYLVSPIFQLKLVATGETYKNEMGSRIMDGVVAVIALCYALWVIKTGASDIKTFLLGIGLFGIGFAFYPLMNRDQKKNKEKKNEQVA is encoded by the coding sequence ATGCAACAAAAAAAATGGGGCTTTTGGGTACTAACAGCTTTCGTTGTCGGTAACATGGTTGGCGCTGGTATTTTCATGGTGCCAAGTACGTTAGCACAAACAGCAAGCCCACTCGGTGTCACTTTAGCTTGGTTAACAACAGGGTTTGGTGTTTTAATGCTAGCTCTTGTTTTCGGTAATTTAGCAATTCGTCGTCCTGATTTAACGACAGGACCACAAAGTCATGCATATGCTTTATTCTCAACACCAAAAAGAAAGAAAATGGCTGGTTTCAGCATGGTATGGGGATATTGGGTTGCAAACTGGGCAAGTAACGTTGCCATTATTACATCTTTCGCGGGATATTTATCGCTCTTCTTCCCAATTATGAAAGATACACGACTACTATTTTCAATTGGCTCTTTCAATATAGAAGTTGGAAAACTAATTACATTTACTATTTGTTCTGTCTTACTTTGGGGAACACATTTAATTTTAACAAACGGTGTAAGCGGAGCTGGGAAGCTAAACTTCTTAGCAACAACAACGAAAGTGACTGGATTCCTTCTATTCATCGTCGTTACGTTATTTGCGTTCGAAGCTTCAAAGTTTGGACAATGGTACACACCAATGATCGATAAAGAAGGCGTATCACACGGCCTCCTTTCACAAGTAAATTTAGCGGCTCTTACAACGCTTTGGGCATTTATCGGGATTGAATCAGCCGTTCTTTTATCAAACCGAGCTACCTCTCCAAAAACGGTAAAACGCGCAACTGTTGCAGGATTACTTATCACAGTTGCAATTTACTTAGGAATTACAATTTTAACAATGGGTGTACTTCACGTTGATAAATTACAAGCTTCTGAACGTCCATTAGCAGATGCATTAAACGCTGCAATGGGTCATGGCGGCGGGAAACTTATGGCATTACTTGCTCTTACTTCCCTATTCGGTTCAATATTAGGCTGGATTTTATTAAGCTCAGAAGTACCTTATCAAGCAGCAAAAGAAGGTTTCTTCCCTTCCTTCTTCGCAAAAACGAATAAAAAAGGAAGTCCAATTCATTCACTACGATTAACAAACATTATGTCGCAAGTGTTCTTATTCTCAACATTATCAGGAACAATTGCGGAAGCTTATACATTCGTTATTACCGTATCAACACTGGCCTACCTCATTCCATATCTCGTTTCACCAATCTTCCAGTTAAAACTAGTCGCAACTGGTGAAACATATAAGAATGAAATGGGTTCAAGAATTATGGATGGTGTAGTTGCAGTTATCGCACTTTGCTATGCACTATGGGTTATTAAAACCGGCGCATCCGATATAAAAACATTTCTTCTCGGAATTGGTTTATTCGGAATTGGCTTTGCCTTCTATCCATTAATGAATCGTGATCAGAAAAAAAATAAAGAAAAGAAAAACGAGCAAGTTGCGTAA
- a CDS encoding ABC transporter permease, which yields MSIESLWSSRFQQHIQNAITYFARMINGLLYSFIFVSCVGAYYYAKFLKTDPSKGISLLLITIVLTLIITRCQVRTFIQKPDAVYLLALEEKLTSYFKKSLLYNYIIQLFPLIFTFLVIVPLAMQSLQLTVPFLCTIFIILMILKGWNIYIHWMWRDSYEKSIWFIIRIACNALIIYMLFYTANVIVLGGLLLLLAFLLLYTKKQPTKRIPWEYIIEQEEKMDVRFYQFASIFTDVPQLNKQVNKRKWLTNWIEPLLHKKRATFFYLHTLAFLRGNDYFGIYIRLGLIGAFALYFIPNIYVKGATAYIVLYMISMQLRSLWKYFSGNIIVALYPIDTEERMSQFLSLIFILLSIQLIVFSSVILIATGQLLHALIIMVIGVLWIKFIIVPKTKKRISSF from the coding sequence ATGTCAATCGAATCACTATGGAGCTCTCGCTTTCAACAACATATTCAAAATGCCATCACATACTTTGCACGTATGATTAACGGTTTACTATATAGCTTCATCTTCGTCTCATGTGTAGGTGCATATTATTACGCTAAGTTTCTTAAAACGGATCCTTCTAAAGGAATATCTTTATTACTCATCACGATCGTACTTACACTCATTATAACGAGATGCCAAGTTCGCACATTTATTCAAAAACCGGACGCTGTCTATTTACTTGCATTAGAAGAGAAATTAACATCTTATTTTAAAAAATCTCTTCTATATAATTACATCATTCAGCTTTTCCCGCTTATATTTACGTTCCTTGTTATCGTACCGCTTGCCATGCAATCATTACAACTAACCGTACCTTTCTTATGTACAATCTTTATAATTTTAATGATTCTAAAGGGCTGGAACATATACATACATTGGATGTGGCGTGATAGTTATGAAAAAAGCATATGGTTTATCATTCGCATTGCTTGTAACGCCCTGATCATTTACATGCTATTTTATACTGCAAATGTAATTGTATTAGGTGGATTACTCTTACTTCTCGCTTTCTTACTTCTATATACGAAGAAACAGCCCACAAAGCGAATACCGTGGGAATACATAATTGAGCAAGAAGAAAAAATGGACGTTCGTTTCTATCAATTTGCTAGCATTTTCACCGATGTTCCGCAACTGAATAAGCAAGTAAATAAAAGAAAATGGCTTACAAATTGGATTGAACCTTTATTACATAAAAAACGAGCAACTTTCTTCTATTTACATACACTAGCATTTTTACGCGGTAATGATTATTTCGGTATATATATTCGCTTAGGGTTGATCGGTGCTTTCGCTCTATATTTTATTCCGAATATATATGTAAAAGGTGCTACTGCTTACATCGTCCTATACATGATCTCTATGCAACTTCGTTCTCTGTGGAAATATTTTTCAGGAAATATTATTGTAGCATTATATCCAATCGATACTGAAGAACGAATGAGTCAATTTCTTAGCTTAATTTTCATATTGCTAAGTATTCAACTCATTGTATTTTCAAGTGTTATACTCATTGCTACAGGACAATTACTACATGCTTTGATTATTATGGTAATCGGCGTACTTTGGATAAAGTTTATTATTGTACCAAAAACGAAGAAACGAATTTCTTCATTTTAA
- a CDS encoding MDR family MFS transporter, which produces MGFWSMHRNIKIRIITSFLTRTVSTMIFPFMAIYFSIKLGSAIAGALLLINVLAALIIGLYGGYVGDRLGRKKVMIIGQSIQVVSIACMGIANSDYVDSPWLTFVFMLVNSLGSGLMNPATEAMLIDVSTPENRKVMYSINYWAINLSIAIGAIFGGLLFENYRLQLFIGLTVIAVITLYVMAVYMEEVYVARKTVEKKNVLKDMADSYKVVMKDRAFLIFCAASICTLSLEFQINNYLGIRLQKEFETVHFFFGKGFTFDLTGIRMLSWISAENTILVVLCTALLIKMLKSFNDLKILYVGLFIYTIGFTILGTSNSLWILLIAGLFQTVGEMMYVPVRQSIMADMVPNEARGSYMAINGMVFQVAKMNGALGVMLGSFIASWGMSTLYFIVGMSSILLFMKAIGKEKYQNEGNVSQIG; this is translated from the coding sequence ATGGGATTTTGGAGTATGCACCGAAATATAAAAATCAGAATTATAACTTCGTTTTTAACACGCACTGTATCCACAATGATTTTTCCATTTATGGCGATTTATTTTTCAATAAAATTAGGTAGTGCGATTGCTGGTGCTTTATTACTCATCAATGTGCTAGCTGCATTAATTATCGGTTTATATGGTGGGTATGTTGGAGATCGGCTCGGTCGTAAAAAAGTAATGATTATCGGCCAAAGTATACAAGTCGTTTCCATTGCTTGTATGGGAATTGCAAATTCGGATTATGTAGATTCACCATGGCTAACATTTGTGTTTATGTTAGTGAATAGTTTAGGATCTGGACTTATGAATCCAGCGACGGAAGCGATGTTAATAGATGTGAGTACACCTGAAAATCGAAAAGTGATGTACAGCATTAACTACTGGGCTATTAACTTATCAATTGCGATTGGAGCAATATTTGGCGGATTACTATTTGAGAACTATAGATTGCAATTGTTTATCGGATTAACAGTTATTGCAGTTATTACTTTATATGTGATGGCTGTATATATGGAAGAAGTGTATGTGGCACGAAAAACGGTGGAGAAGAAAAATGTATTAAAAGATATGGCAGATAGTTATAAAGTCGTGATGAAAGATAGAGCGTTTTTAATTTTTTGTGCAGCAAGTATATGTACACTATCGTTAGAGTTTCAAATTAATAATTATTTAGGGATACGTTTACAGAAGGAATTTGAAACGGTGCACTTTTTCTTCGGGAAGGGTTTTACATTCGATTTAACAGGTATTCGAATGCTCAGCTGGATATCGGCAGAGAATACAATTTTAGTTGTGTTATGTACAGCGCTTCTTATTAAAATGCTGAAAAGCTTCAACGATTTGAAAATTTTATATGTAGGTTTATTCATTTACACGATTGGATTTACAATACTCGGAACGAGCAATAGTTTATGGATCTTATTAATCGCAGGGCTTTTCCAAACTGTAGGAGAGATGATGTATGTGCCGGTTCGTCAATCTATAATGGCGGATATGGTGCCAAATGAGGCAAGAGGTTCATATATGGCGATTAACGGAATGGTCTTTCAAGTGGCAAAAATGAATGGGGCATTAGGTGTTATGCTAGGCTCGTTTATTGCATCTTGGGGCATGAGCACTCTATATTTCATCGTTGGTATGAGCAGTATTTTATTATTTATGAAGGCGATAGGGAAAGAGAAGTATCAGAATGAAGGAAATGTTTCTCAGATTGGATGA
- a CDS encoding SgrR family transcriptional regulator: protein MKIMDYYIRLRLHAQDQQHIRNSLQELADVLYCSTKNVKILLKKMNEEQLIHWTPGRGRGNKTEILFTHSFLEAIESYTDELLAQEKLKDVFLLLKEPLPLALQKKIENKLHHHFGYKPSNEMYDILKIPISRKIFPLDPAFVAVNTESHLTSQIFDTLVVYNDVTEKMEPHIAHTWELSADGLTWTFYLRKDIHFHNETLLTSKDVQFSFERLQQAQSPYAWLTQEIVQIETPSPMQIRFHLAKPNLFFLRYVSSMQLAILPHDAVIQNHHYIGTGPFKLTHYSEDNIVLEAFTHYFKERALLDRIEFWGIPDHVQIDADYELPNENENENERYDIQIEEIGCIYASFNFTKPGPHHDIYFRKAWREIYDVETILRNIEGRRTIAASSFFPERSRQVPNRSYSLEKAKDYLKKSTYNGETIHIYFFAFKDSANDAHFLKEHCEQLGVHVELHPFLVSDYMNRSIDKHADIIFMGEVFATDHEIAFLNVFKNKSCFVNRFMDPHYAKQINCLLDTFLLEDNKEKRYKLMYEIEEFLQAENIILFNYHVLKRKTYPSSLKNVTIDSFGWANFAKLWIQPSMY, encoded by the coding sequence ATGAAAATTATGGACTATTACATTCGTTTAAGATTACATGCACAAGACCAACAACATATACGAAATAGCTTACAAGAATTAGCGGATGTTTTATATTGCAGTACGAAAAACGTAAAGATTTTATTAAAGAAAATGAACGAGGAGCAATTAATTCACTGGACTCCAGGACGTGGTCGCGGAAATAAAACGGAAATTTTATTTACACATAGTTTCCTAGAAGCAATTGAATCCTATACAGATGAACTGTTAGCGCAAGAAAAGTTAAAGGATGTTTTTCTTCTTTTAAAAGAACCTCTACCCCTTGCACTTCAAAAAAAGATAGAAAATAAACTACATCATCATTTTGGATACAAACCTTCAAATGAGATGTACGACATATTGAAGATTCCTATATCAAGAAAGATCTTCCCATTAGATCCGGCTTTTGTGGCTGTAAATACGGAGAGCCATCTTACGAGTCAAATTTTTGATACGTTAGTCGTTTATAATGATGTTACTGAAAAAATGGAACCACACATTGCACATACGTGGGAATTAAGTGCAGACGGGCTTACGTGGACGTTTTATTTACGAAAAGATATACATTTTCATAATGAAACTCTTTTAACTTCTAAAGATGTTCAATTTTCATTTGAAAGATTGCAACAAGCTCAATCTCCTTACGCATGGTTAACACAGGAAATTGTCCAAATTGAAACACCATCACCAATGCAAATTCGATTCCATTTAGCAAAACCAAATTTATTTTTCTTACGTTATGTGAGTTCCATGCAACTCGCAATTTTACCGCATGATGCAGTTATTCAAAATCATCACTACATAGGTACTGGACCTTTTAAACTTACTCATTACTCTGAAGACAATATCGTACTCGAAGCGTTCACCCATTATTTTAAAGAGCGCGCATTATTAGACCGTATTGAATTTTGGGGTATTCCTGATCATGTGCAAATAGATGCTGATTATGAATTACCAAATGAGAATGAGAATGAAAATGAAAGATATGACATACAAATAGAAGAAATAGGCTGTATTTATGCTAGCTTCAACTTTACAAAACCTGGTCCCCACCACGACATTTACTTTCGTAAAGCTTGGAGAGAAATATATGATGTTGAAACGATACTTCGTAATATAGAGGGGCGACGAACAATTGCTGCATCAAGCTTTTTTCCTGAAAGAAGCCGCCAAGTTCCTAACAGGTCCTACTCTTTAGAAAAAGCGAAAGATTATTTAAAAAAGAGCACCTATAATGGAGAAACGATACATATTTATTTCTTCGCATTTAAAGATAGTGCAAATGATGCACATTTCCTAAAAGAACACTGCGAACAATTAGGAGTACACGTAGAACTTCACCCATTTCTCGTTTCAGATTATATGAATCGTTCTATTGATAAACATGCGGATATTATTTTCATGGGGGAAGTATTTGCTACCGATCATGAAATTGCATTTTTAAATGTATTTAAAAATAAAAGTTGCTTCGTAAATCGATTCATGGACCCACACTATGCAAAACAAATTAATTGTTTACTTGATACCTTTTTATTAGAAGACAATAAAGAAAAACGGTATAAGCTCATGTATGAGATTGAAGAGTTTTTACAAGCTGAAAACATCATTTTATTTAACTATCACGTTTTAAAAAGAAAAACATACCCTTCTTCTTTAAAAAACGTAACAATTGATTCATTCGGTTGGGCGAATTTTGCGAAGTTATGGATACAGCCATCCATGTATTAA